The following are encoded in a window of Oncorhynchus mykiss isolate Arlee chromosome 11, USDA_OmykA_1.1, whole genome shotgun sequence genomic DNA:
- the LOC110536384 gene encoding V-set and immunoglobulin domain-containing protein 10 isoform X1 yields the protein MNGFAVAIFLQVMHQTVAANGRSDETTVAGTLGENIILPCWNTATNVTPSFTRWMTNGQFTIERNHSIIIPIFPSEGHLTILYNQSLYINRINLSDEGTYLCDSLPHNNKTQTSLTLQIVSGPDNSIIDIQPATPLSNGTLFVVRGSTVSFNCSSLSYPSQSLSWGFQGVASSNDSLAVGSGSWLDFRIEDVQPTAQGNYSCRAQNSISQKAAGSSTELLVYYSPERHPECLWNAGKDPSHVQFSCSWFGGYPSPTLFWGEKHQTSGSHGKQVAGQLMESEETDNLVVNLNRSLLFDGQMLKCNGHHPTISPGEDKFCSFTLKSPYPEGEPLVTAVEGTNVTLTCTESNSLPPALTSWQRTAQQEDVISSPKYVLSEQGPTFTLTIVNITKQDEGFYFCRSENPLMVRELEIYLTVKATSQYSGAIIGIFLAILIVGSGIVIAKTIYSNRDRICLGNGFEQMGERGDVLSLVEADEEEVFHEAIPRLPPLPLTNGHNTTLVEIHTIPPIDHEDAEILEHPLQLEDRDIDELVTF from the exons ATGAATGGCTTCGCAGTTGCAATTTTTCTTCAGGTCATGCATCAGACCG TTGCAGCAAATGGGCGCTCGGATGAAACTACTGTAGCTGGAACACTGGGAGAGAATATTATACTTCCGTGTTGGAACACTGCGACCAATGTGACCCCCTCATTCACGCGATGGATGACGAATGGCCAGTTTACCATTGAACGCAATCATTCCATTATAATTCCAATATTCCCAAGTGAAGGGCACCTGACCATACTGTACAATCAAAGCTTGTACATCAACAGAATTAATCTATCAGATGAGGGGACCTATCTCTGTGATTCtttaccccataacaacaaaacTCAAACAAGTCTCACATTGCAAATAGTCA GTGGTCCTGACAATAGCATCATAGACATCCAGCCAGCCACGCCTCTTTCCAACGGAACCCTCTTTGTTGTCAGGGGTTCCACGGTGTCATTCAACTGTTCCAGCTTGTCCTACCCCTCCCAGAGCCTGTCCTGGGGGTTTCAGGGTGTGGCGTCCAGTAATGACTCTCTGGCGGTGGGCAGTGGGTCGTGGCTGGACTTCAGGATAGAGGATGTTCAGCCCACAGCTCAGGGGAACTACAGCTGCAGAGCCCAGAACTCAATCTCCCAGAAGGCTGCTGGCTCTAGCACAGAGCTGCTTGTATACT ATTCCCCAGAGAGGCACCCAGAGTGTCTGTGGAACGCAGGGAAGGATCCGTCCCATGTCCAATTCAGCTGTAGCTGGTTTGGAGGCTACCCCTCTCCCACGTTATTCTGGGGGGAGAAGCATCAGACGTCAGGGAGCCATGGGAAGCAG GTGGCTGGACAACTGATGGAGTCGGAGGAGACAGATAATCTGGTGGTGAATCTGAACAGGTCATTGTTGTTCGATGGGCAGATGCTGAAGTGTAATGGGCATCACCCTACGATAAGTCCAGGAGAGGATAAGTTCTGCTCCTTCACCCTGA AGTCCCCCTATCCTGAAGGGGAACCACTAGTCACAGCGGTAGAAGGAACCAACGTGACATTAACGTGTACAGAGTCCAACTCCCTGCCTCCAGCCCTCACCAGCTGGCAGAGGACAGCCCAGCAGGAGGACGTAATCTCCAGCCCTAAGTACGTCCTGTCAGAGCAGGGCCCCACCTTCACCCTCACTATAGTCAACATCACCAAGCAGGACGAGGGCTTCTACTTCTGCAGGAGCGAGAACCCACTGATGGTCCGCGAGTTGGAGATCTATTTAACAGTTAAAG CCACCTCTCAATACAGTGGAGCAATCATAGGGATATTCCTAGCTATTTTGATAGTAGGATCTGGGATTGTTATTGCTAAAACAATATACTCCAACCGTGACCGAATATGCCTGG gTAATGGATTTGAGcaaatgggggagagaggagatgtgtTGAGCCTGGTAGAGGCAGATGAAGAGGAGGTGTTTCATGAAGCTATACCCAGACTTCCACCTCTGCCTCTGACCAACGGACACAATACTACACTTGTAGAGATACACACAATACCACCCA TTGACCACGAAGATGCAGAAATTCTTGAACATCCATTACAGCTAGAAGATAGAGATATCGATGAACTTGTCACGTTTTAG
- the LOC110536384 gene encoding V-set and immunoglobulin domain-containing protein 10 isoform X2, with translation MTNGQFTIERNHSIIIPIFPSEGHLTILYNQSLYINRINLSDEGTYLCDSLPHNNKTQTSLTLQIVSGPDNSIIDIQPATPLSNGTLFVVRGSTVSFNCSSLSYPSQSLSWGFQGVASSNDSLAVGSGSWLDFRIEDVQPTAQGNYSCRAQNSISQKAAGSSTELLVYYSPERHPECLWNAGKDPSHVQFSCSWFGGYPSPTLFWGEKHQTSGSHGKQVAGQLMESEETDNLVVNLNRSLLFDGQMLKCNGHHPTISPGEDKFCSFTLKSPYPEGEPLVTAVEGTNVTLTCTESNSLPPALTSWQRTAQQEDVISSPKYVLSEQGPTFTLTIVNITKQDEGFYFCRSENPLMVRELEIYLTVKATSQYSGAIIGIFLAILIVGSGIVIAKTIYSNRDRICLGNGFEQMGERGDVLSLVEADEEEVFHEAIPRLPPLPLTNGHNTTLVEIHTIPPIDHEDAEILEHPLQLEDRDIDELVTF, from the exons ATGACGAATGGCCAGTTTACCATTGAACGCAATCATTCCATTATAATTCCAATATTCCCAAGTGAAGGGCACCTGACCATACTGTACAATCAAAGCTTGTACATCAACAGAATTAATCTATCAGATGAGGGGACCTATCTCTGTGATTCtttaccccataacaacaaaacTCAAACAAGTCTCACATTGCAAATAGTCA GTGGTCCTGACAATAGCATCATAGACATCCAGCCAGCCACGCCTCTTTCCAACGGAACCCTCTTTGTTGTCAGGGGTTCCACGGTGTCATTCAACTGTTCCAGCTTGTCCTACCCCTCCCAGAGCCTGTCCTGGGGGTTTCAGGGTGTGGCGTCCAGTAATGACTCTCTGGCGGTGGGCAGTGGGTCGTGGCTGGACTTCAGGATAGAGGATGTTCAGCCCACAGCTCAGGGGAACTACAGCTGCAGAGCCCAGAACTCAATCTCCCAGAAGGCTGCTGGCTCTAGCACAGAGCTGCTTGTATACT ATTCCCCAGAGAGGCACCCAGAGTGTCTGTGGAACGCAGGGAAGGATCCGTCCCATGTCCAATTCAGCTGTAGCTGGTTTGGAGGCTACCCCTCTCCCACGTTATTCTGGGGGGAGAAGCATCAGACGTCAGGGAGCCATGGGAAGCAG GTGGCTGGACAACTGATGGAGTCGGAGGAGACAGATAATCTGGTGGTGAATCTGAACAGGTCATTGTTGTTCGATGGGCAGATGCTGAAGTGTAATGGGCATCACCCTACGATAAGTCCAGGAGAGGATAAGTTCTGCTCCTTCACCCTGA AGTCCCCCTATCCTGAAGGGGAACCACTAGTCACAGCGGTAGAAGGAACCAACGTGACATTAACGTGTACAGAGTCCAACTCCCTGCCTCCAGCCCTCACCAGCTGGCAGAGGACAGCCCAGCAGGAGGACGTAATCTCCAGCCCTAAGTACGTCCTGTCAGAGCAGGGCCCCACCTTCACCCTCACTATAGTCAACATCACCAAGCAGGACGAGGGCTTCTACTTCTGCAGGAGCGAGAACCCACTGATGGTCCGCGAGTTGGAGATCTATTTAACAGTTAAAG CCACCTCTCAATACAGTGGAGCAATCATAGGGATATTCCTAGCTATTTTGATAGTAGGATCTGGGATTGTTATTGCTAAAACAATATACTCCAACCGTGACCGAATATGCCTGG gTAATGGATTTGAGcaaatgggggagagaggagatgtgtTGAGCCTGGTAGAGGCAGATGAAGAGGAGGTGTTTCATGAAGCTATACCCAGACTTCCACCTCTGCCTCTGACCAACGGACACAATACTACACTTGTAGAGATACACACAATACCACCCA TTGACCACGAAGATGCAGAAATTCTTGAACATCCATTACAGCTAGAAGATAGAGATATCGATGAACTTGTCACGTTTTAG
- the pebp1 gene encoding phosphatidylethanolamine-binding protein 1, which yields MPVDLSQWTGNLALTEVDEKPAQTLHVKYGSLEIDELGKVLTPTQVQSRPTSIEWEGCDSTKLYTLAMTDPDAPSRKDPKFGEWHHFLVVNMKGNNVSSGCVMSDYVGSGPPKGTGLHRYVWLVYEQSGNLSCTEPVLTNCCGDNRGKFKIQEFRQKYGLGVPVAGTCYQAEWDNYVPKLYEQLAGK from the exons ATGCCGGTAGATTTAAGCCAGTGGACAGGGAATCTTGCCCTAACAGAGGTGGATGAGAAGCCTGCACAGACCCTCCATGTCAAGTATGGCTCTCTTGAAATCGACGAGTTGGGCAAAGTGCTCACGCCAACACAG GTGCAGAGCCGTCCCACCTCTATAGAGTGGGAGGGGTGTGACTCCACAAAGCTGTACACCCTGGCCATGACCGACCCCGACGCACCCAGCAGGAAAGACCCCAAATTTGG GGAGTGGCATCACTTTCTGGTGGTGAACATGAAGGGAAACAATGTATCCAGTGGATGTGTCATGTCCGACTACGTTGGGTCTGGCCCTCCAAAAGGCACTG gTCTCCACAGGTATGTGTGGCTGGTCTATGAGCAGTCAGGAAACCTCTCCTGTACGGAGCCCGTCCTCACCAACTGCTGTGGAGACAACCGCGGCAAGTTCAAGATCCAAGAATTCCGTCAGAAATACGGACTGGGAGTCCCTGTGGCTGGAACCTGCTATCAGGCAGAATGGGATAATTATGTCCCTAAACTCTATGAGCAACTGGCTGGAAAATAA